A genomic segment from Curtobacterium sp. MCSS17_007 encodes:
- a CDS encoding Ada metal-binding domain-containing protein, with the protein MHAERYRAVASRDARFDGQFVTAVHSTGIYCRPSCPARTPRAEGVTFHRTSAAAHLAGFRACKRCLPEATPGSPEWDVREDVAGRAVRLVLDGVVEREGVPGLAARVGYSERQLNRIMTEELGAGPKALSRAHRAQTARTLLTSSDLPVADVAFAAGFSSVRQFNDTVREVFALTPSELRARRRAAPAADDGWLHVHLPARAPFDLQGLLDWHALHALTGLEHVERDATGRVTAYGRLLALPGGPARFTASAPVPGAAGAGAGRVGLALRVRLTALSDLPTLVARVRALFDLDADPEAVDAVLGADPVLASAVGRVPGIRLPGAVDAHEIVFRTLIGQQVSVAAARTAQTRLVAALGAPVDPSLADGGLLFPTAETIAARGHEVLRGPAARVDTVLRVAGALADGSLVVDGGQSLAELRAGLLAVKGIGPWTADYVALRVRHHPDVFLHSDLAVRNGAQELGLPGGARELSLRSEQVAPWRSYLTMHCWRPIVDRASATAEAAAATTNHQEDDR; encoded by the coding sequence CTGCACGCGGAGCGGTACCGCGCCGTCGCCTCGCGCGACGCCCGCTTCGACGGCCAGTTCGTCACCGCCGTGCACTCGACCGGCATCTACTGCCGCCCGAGCTGCCCAGCCCGCACCCCGCGCGCCGAGGGGGTCACGTTCCACCGGACGAGTGCCGCCGCGCACCTCGCGGGCTTCCGCGCCTGCAAGCGCTGCCTGCCCGAGGCGACCCCCGGCAGCCCGGAGTGGGACGTCCGCGAGGACGTCGCCGGCCGCGCGGTCCGTCTCGTCCTCGACGGCGTGGTCGAGCGTGAGGGGGTCCCGGGCCTGGCCGCCCGCGTCGGGTACTCGGAACGGCAGCTCAACCGGATCATGACCGAGGAGCTCGGCGCCGGACCGAAGGCACTCAGCCGGGCACACCGTGCGCAGACGGCCCGGACGCTCCTCACGTCGTCCGACCTGCCCGTCGCCGACGTCGCGTTCGCCGCGGGGTTCTCGAGCGTCCGGCAGTTCAACGACACCGTCCGCGAGGTCTTCGCCCTCACCCCCTCGGAGCTCCGTGCGCGGCGGCGTGCGGCACCCGCCGCCGACGACGGCTGGCTGCACGTCCACCTGCCCGCCCGTGCGCCGTTCGACCTGCAGGGACTCCTCGACTGGCACGCGCTCCACGCGCTGACCGGCCTCGAACACGTCGAGCGTGACGCGACGGGCCGCGTCACGGCCTACGGTCGCCTGCTCGCCCTGCCGGGAGGCCCGGCCCGCTTCACCGCCTCGGCCCCCGTCCCCGGCGCGGCCGGGGCGGGCGCGGGGCGCGTCGGGCTCGCCCTGCGCGTCCGGCTCACCGCCCTCTCCGACCTGCCGACGCTCGTGGCGCGGGTCCGTGCCCTGTTCGACCTCGACGCCGACCCCGAGGCGGTCGATGCGGTGCTCGGCGCCGACCCCGTGCTCGCGTCCGCGGTCGGACGGGTGCCGGGGATCCGTCTGCCCGGCGCCGTCGACGCGCACGAGATCGTCTTCCGGACGCTCATCGGGCAGCAGGTCTCGGTGGCCGCCGCACGGACGGCGCAGACCCGACTCGTCGCAGCCCTGGGCGCACCGGTCGACCCTTCCCTGGCCGACGGCGGCCTCCTGTTCCCCACCGCCGAGACGATCGCCGCCCGCGGGCACGAGGTCCTGCGGGGCCCGGCCGCTCGGGTGGACACGGTCCTGCGGGTCGCCGGAGCGCTCGCCGACGGGTCGCTCGTGGTCGACGGCGGGCAGTCGCTCGCCGAGCTCCGGGCGGGGCTCCTGGCGGTGAAGGGCATCGGGCCGTGGACCGCCGACTACGTCGCCCTGCGTGTGCGGCACCACCCGGACGTGTTCCTGCACAGCGACCTCGCGGTGCGGAACGGTGCACAGGAGCTCGGTCTGCCCGGTGGGGCGCGCGAGCTCTCCCTACGGTCGGAGCAGGTGGCGCCGTGGCGGAGCTACCTGACGATGCACTGCTGGCGTCCGATCGTCGACCGCGCGAGCGCGACGGCCGAGGCGGCGGCTGCCACCACGAACCACCAGGAGGACGACCGATGA
- a CDS encoding molybdenum cofactor biosysynthesis protein, translating to MLLVSPRHRYEGRPADGALPADGPELRDRIELRAGLGIVGDRYFAARAHVHASVTVIGLEGLDAVAGALGVSVDPAATRRNVYLRGADVEALRGEPFTLESPGSDGPVRFRGYRPANPCAWMDHEVAPGAFRAMRGLGGVRCDPESDGVITLGPAVLRTARPVAR from the coding sequence ATGCTGCTCGTCTCCCCGCGCCACCGGTACGAGGGGCGACCGGCGGACGGTGCCCTGCCGGCGGACGGACCGGAACTCCGCGACCGGATCGAGCTCCGCGCAGGACTCGGCATCGTCGGGGACCGCTACTTCGCCGCTCGGGCGCACGTGCACGCGAGCGTGACGGTGATCGGCCTCGAGGGGCTCGACGCCGTCGCAGGGGCGCTCGGCGTCTCCGTCGACCCGGCGGCGACCCGGCGCAACGTGTACCTGCGGGGCGCCGACGTGGAGGCGCTCCGGGGCGAGCCGTTCACGCTCGAGAGCCCGGGATCGGACGGCCCGGTGCGCTTCCGCGGGTACCGACCGGCGAACCCGTGCGCGTGGATGGACCACGAGGTGGCTCCCGGCGCCTTCCGGGCGATGCGCGGGCTGGGCGGGGTCCGCTGCGACCCGGAGTCCGACGGCGTGATCACCCTCGGCCCGGCGGTCCTCCGCACGGCCCGCCCGGTCGCGCGCTGA
- a CDS encoding type 1 glutamine amidotransferase domain-containing protein, with translation MAALDGKKILVIATNYGVEQDEIVVPTDQLRERGADVTVAAQESGSIQTLVGDKDPGQSVSVDTTIGSVSGAGDYDALVVPGGTINADTIRQDTDAVALVKAFAEAGKPVAAICHGPWTLIEAGVLSGKTITSFPSLQTDVRNAGAEWVDQEVQVDGGLITSRNPGDLPAFVDAIEQALTA, from the coding sequence ATGGCAGCCCTCGACGGCAAGAAGATCCTCGTCATCGCGACGAACTACGGCGTGGAGCAGGACGAGATCGTCGTCCCCACCGACCAGCTCCGCGAGCGCGGTGCGGACGTCACCGTGGCGGCGCAGGAGTCCGGCTCGATCCAGACCCTCGTCGGCGACAAGGACCCGGGTCAGTCGGTGTCCGTCGACACCACCATCGGCAGTGTCAGCGGCGCGGGTGACTACGACGCGCTCGTCGTCCCCGGCGGCACCATCAATGCGGACACCATCCGCCAGGACACGGACGCGGTCGCGCTCGTCAAGGCCTTCGCCGAGGCCGGCAAGCCCGTCGCCGCGATCTGCCACGGCCCGTGGACCCTCATCGAGGCCGGTGTCCTGTCCGGGAAGACGATCACGTCGTTCCCCTCGCTGCAGACCGACGTGCGCAACGCCGGCGCCGAGTGGGTCGACCAGGAGGTCCAGGTCGACGGCGGCCTCATCACCTCGCGCAACCCCGGCGACCTGCCGGCGTTCGTCGACGCGATCGAGCAGGCACTGACCGCCTGA